Within the Carassius auratus strain Wakin unplaced genomic scaffold, ASM336829v1 scaf_tig00042180, whole genome shotgun sequence genome, the region cagtagacatctgccagCCTTTcgccatataatggagccagttgtctttttttttttctttttttttttgactagttctctacacgcgaggtgagaggggacaaaagcaaggaggcggggggcgagcgagcgggggcgagcacagcacagggaaggcaaacaagcaaagtggcggaatcagaatataaacaatatatcgatatatacgatatgccaaaatccatatcgtgtttaaaaaatatctcgatatattttaaatatcgagatatcgcccacccctaagatatatatattatatatatatatataaatatatagaaaaaaggATATGATCAGCGGCATCCACTCAATCCTCTCCTTCAGTAGAGCGGATGAACGATTGAAACACTTCCCACATtcagtgatacggtttctctccagtgtgaatcctctcgtgtcttttcagatttgatggatcactgaatctcttgtcacagtgtgaacatttgtaaggtttctctccagtgtggatcctctcgtgaCGTTTTAAACACTTTGCTGtagtaaaagtcttttcacactcaatGCACATGTACTCTCTCTCACCAGTATGTGTTTTCTGATGACGTTTCAAAGTTTGTGGCAATGAaaagctctttccacacaaatCACATGAATATGGCTTCTCCCGTGTATGAAGTCTCAGGTGCTGCTTTAGGGCTGAAGCCCACAAAAACGTTTTCCAGCATTGATTACATGTGTACAGTTTCTCTCTAGTGTGGCTGTTCATGTGTATATAAAGTTGTGATGATTTTCtaaaactcttcccacattgatcacaagttaatggtttctctccagtatgaattctTATATGCTCTGTAAGTTGTCCTTTTaatgtgaaactcttcccgcactgatcacatgtgtacggtttctctccagtgtggaacCTCTCATGTTTATTCAGATTTCCtgtctgactgaatctcttgtcacagtatGAACACTTGTATGGTTTCTTGCCAGTGTGGATGCTCATGTGTTCTTTAAGACATGATGACCAAGTGAAACTTTTCCCGCATTGATCAcaagtgaatggtttctctcctgtatgaactCTCATATGTACTGAAAGTTGTCCTTTTattgtgaaactcttcccacactgatcacatgtgtacggtttctctccagtgtgggtcATCTCATGTACTTTCCGGCTTCCTGACCagctgaatctcttgtcacagtgtgaacacttgtaaggtttctctccagtgtggatgttcatgtgtacCTTAAGACATGATGACTGAGTGAAACttttcccgcactgatcacaagtgaatggtctctctccagtatgaactctcaagTGAATATCAAGACATGTTTTGCTTGCAAGACTCCTTCCACACTGAGGAcaggtgaaagatttcttgtCTCTTTGTTTCTCTAAATCTTTCTGTTTGATTTGAGAGCTGCTCAAGGGTTTTTCTCTAGTTTTAGCATGATTTTTCTCCTTAACTTCAGTTGATTCTTCATTCTCATTTTCTTCTacgaaattaataaataaaaaaaggttattttttagtagcttatagagaaaaaaaaaaaatcctgagagGAAATACAAATTAACCATGCTATAATAGCAAAAACAGGGCTGGACGGAATaacctaaaatcaaaacctcaaTTATTTGAACACTTTAACTCGATTATAATTACTGAatgattactttatttttttaacatttgttaatattcttaaattttaaatacaatttaattgaatGAAATCATTATATAAAACCTCGATTTGTAAATGCACCAATGTGCATGCATCTTTTGTGTTTTATACATAGATACACTAAGAGCACAAACCGTCAGatacaataaaacaaagatacaaaagaacaaaaaaagtatCTTCATGAAGATACACAAACATTACTGTTCAGCAGGGGTGTGTTGACAGAGAGCTGCacgggtccgattttgtaaatccgcacccgcccgtacccgcagtgcttaaaaccgcacccgacccgttttccgacagcagcactaattaaaatccgcaccTGACCCGACCCGCTTAAAAAAGAACCGACAACCGACCCgcacccgaaatcaaatcagttaagccaatcacattagacacactttttttcgaattttattgccaggtcattCAGAAGCTATTTATGGAAAattctttttaaaagatattcattttttatacattttatcttaattttgatcaatgttttatcaatcaattgcccgtatttaataaataagaagcaaatatatagcagataaTGTAGCtaataaccttagtgtaattgaAAAAATTTgctactaaaaaatattttgctacctaaaagttaaatattttttgtgtcacgcatgcatgcatgtctatttccctcatattaaatataaaacgcatgtggactgatatttttcatatgtctggactcctttattaatggagtagGCTATATAAACAGACATTTCAATATactggtattaaatgcattttctgagaatttatatttcacgttcTTACTGCAAATGTTgaaatacgtgctctttggtccatcagtgcttgagtcactgatcacattagattaaaatatctcataatgaaatacaaaattgactgatttatgaatatgcatagttctcatccgttggaaatacagataaacgctttcatttgttgtattttttgatcccgaaacaaaacagaacaacaaaagagcgaatcataccaccgtctgaggttgtgcttcaagtcgaacgcacccatttttaaatcgtccacagctgagcatcgcgagaggcggatctgcgccagagcgcgcatgtgaatgagctgcacaaagtcattttcagatgcaataaaaaaaaacaaaaaaaacaacaaccctggatagcctagattaggcccatattaACAAATGTGTTAactatggcatgaaatatctgatattccgattgtcaaatacatgcaagtggaagtgtattgttgtttaaacacctttataacgatcgcgttagttaaGCTATATGCGcgatataattttatgacacaaatttttaaataggcttaaatcaaacacattttaattcagattatatatataacggaaaaaaaaaacagctggctggTCTTTTAAATCTGTTAACTAATGACTCATGCAGCTGTTTGCGcggatgtgattttttttttaaagttgaacgtaggcctatttttacgtttgcacgtGAATGAACCCGTGTTTCCCCTGTGTCCGACCCGACCCGCATCCGTATCCGACAccgttggatatttttcacccgtttcagccaAATACCCGCGGGTacccgaacccgtgcaggactctatGTGTTGATACACACAACTAGGTAAGCGAGACAAGACcagatatttagttttttaaagaaatcctcaatgatgaaATGCATAAGGAAAACAACTgcaacagcattgtttgttagttttttcaactgaaaaacacaaagtgcattttgaaatcaacgtttactaaatgaaattaaacttttattttaatgaattatatgcAGTAATATAATGTAAACTAGAGCTGCAtcattctggataaattgagaatcacaatTCTCTcacgattaaaaaaatatatatatatttttttttattattgttttattatgttaacaTGTCCCACAATTTATCAACAGTAAAGACTGCATTTTACAACAATCACGATTGTGCTGACCTTAATTTGGGGTTTTAGGGAAAATTAATGTGCACCTCTGTGAAGGGAAAGTAGTTTTATCTGATATCTTATAGAAATTGACGGTAAAATTAGCTTAACATCACAGCCTCAGGCCTAAAATGTAAGCAGAGGTTTGATTGTTTAGATCTCTGCTCTATCATCACAATTAAACAGGGCTTTCATGTTGAGCGCTCTGTAGCTCCTCtgagaataacaaaaatgcatcatAGACAAAAGTCCTAATATTACTGCATataaaaacaaagacacttgCGAGAAGTGTCCCTTATTGTTTGCGAGATTATTCAGtagattgtactttttttttcttaataaagttaataCAGATCTAAAACTGCCTCAAGCTTTATAACCTTCAGCATTAATAAAGAAGAATGAataataaacaccaacctgtttgttcttgagtatcttcagtgtgtttgattctgcagggttctggatctcccatcttctctctttcctctttaataaactcagtCTTTACAGATGTCATCTCTTCCTGATAATTGTCTTCACTTTAGCATTTATTGGTGAATTACTGAATGGGTGAtggttgtgggaggagcttcaatGGACATGAATGTCTAAGGGAAAGAAGCAGATTTGCCAAAATCAACAAATTaggtagattttttatttatttattattatttatgtaaatgaAGGGGACCTCTTCTAAACTGTATCTTTGAAGAGACAAAAAcctacatacataaatacaaataaagagcATTGCCTCTTTGTAGATCATTATATTACTACATTAAAAGAAATGGCGTCGGCACaacaaattagtttaaaatgctCACGTGGTAATTCAcacaatatatacatttcataGCAACATCAGAGATTTTAAAGAAATCTGTTCATATCCATGTTTAAAATGCCCCAAGTGGCTCATTACGGTGTATTGATcagtgttttaagtgtttttaaccaTGTAAAATGGctataacaatatatttattgtacTATATTTGATCTGCCAGAGATAAACGACAGAGAAATAACGTTATTAATAAAATCGCATAAACATAACTTGATTACGGTTAGCATTCATTCCTAGATCTGGAGACATTCAGTAACAGCAGCATCACTCCAGACCTCGAAACAATCATTGACacgaacacacaaaaacatgttttcccCATGTTTCTTTAAGTTGGCAAACGCAGAAACGGGTCTGTGCACGATTAAAACAAGGCAAAAACGACCTCAAATACTGTTGCATAAACATACTGTGTAAAGtgaattttaaaattatgaaacttTGTGAAATACTGTGAATTGCTCACCTCTCCTCGGGAGACTCGACGCTTAGTGAGTGGAGCGCGCGCGAGTGATGacgtcgtcttcttcttcttctttgatttTAATGGCGAGTTGCGAACCAACTTCCaaggtgcataccgccacctactgtgatggagtgtgaaaagaatgaataacccttttactgtctatggaataACCCTCCTATATCCTATTATATAGCCCACTATTCTTAATAAATCTCATGACTGCTTGCATTTGTTTCCTTGAATTTGgtccatcatttaacatgctagTTATATTAAATTCTTGGCATCCTACTTCTTGTAACTCTTCCTTAAGAATCCTCCTTTGTAATTCATATGTCTTGCATTTCTGCATAACATGCTCTACAGTTTCCTGTACTGAACAGACATCACATAGACCTGTGTCATGTTTCCCTATAATGTGTAAAGTTTGATTTAGATTTGAATGCCCGGTTcgtaaatgtgtgaaaataactTGTTCTTTTCTACTTAAGTTGTGaattattttgcttttctttatggttttttgAACCTTATAATAGTGGCATCCTGTATGACATGAGTCCCACACTGTCTGCCATTTCCTATTGCATGcttctgaaattaaatgttttccttcTGATCTACTGAGTGCAATCTTTATATTTGgttctttcattttaattgattctTTGGCAATCTTGTCTGCTTCCTCATTACCTTGAATTCCCACGTGTGCTGGTACCCacatatatgttattattattctaatcTGTCGTAAACTGTATAACCTTATCATGATTTAAGTTAAAATGTCAGTTCTATTTGTTTCCAGTGATTGTAAACTTAAAAGGACTGCCATTGAATCAGAACATATTGTAACTTTATCCGTTctgttttcatgtaattttatgtCTATTTCCGGTTGATCTATTATCCAGGGTGGAATTGGGGATACTACCACTATTGGAGCAAATGATATTGACTCTAGCCCAGCTTCATTAACCCACTCCTTTATTTTCCATGCAAATCCTTTACcagttgcatttaaaatttcccaGCAATCATTCAGAACTTCCCTTACCGGATGACTATCTTTTTGTCCTTGTAGGTTTACCCAGTATGCCATTGTTTCTGTCTTCTTATACTTAATGCCATTTCTGAAGTCTCTACTTGTAATGCTGCAATAGGTGTGGTTTTAACTGCTCCTAAAATTAGTCTTAATGCTTTAGCTCGCATGACATCTAATTTCTTTAACAACGTTGATGATGCCGACTCGTAAACAATACATCCATAGTCTAGGGTTGATCGCATAAGCCCAACATAAATGCCCTTTAATGACTGTTTATCAGCACCCCAATCTTGATCATGCCATAGTACAACAACGAAAAATCTTTATCTAAGCGGTCTAATTTGGCAAAATCACATCACGTTCAGTTGCAGGGTTTGTCTAAAGTTCAGACTGAGGCAGATAGACATTGTATTGAAGCAAAGAAATTACAATAGGGAACGTTCTGCACTAATAGCTATATGCACACGTGACATATTTGCTTTATTTGTCATTCAGATATGACGATGAGGACCCCAAATATTGGCCTTCCTTTCCTTCTCAAACAAACTGCATCTTTAACAGCCCAAGTTTCACAATTTCCCGGGACCCCGTTAAAATAAAAGACTCAACATGCAGGGCTAAAAGCCCCGGATCTTTTGCACTACTAGCAACGCGGATGCGCCGACGCCCCTGGTCATGCACACTACACGCAAGGGCTacaaaactaacatttttatttaaaacattgtcttaccTGCAAGCGACGCGCGAGCATCATCccgctgtctcttcttttttcttttttccgccCCCGACTCTTGGTGCCTTTTCGAGGCCATGTCTGAGGTCGGTGACGTGCctgccaaatttgacattgattgagGCATTATCTAACAGACCACTGGGAGGTGGGGAAGGGGGGGCACCAGAGggagactggcacagagattcaaatcattgcactactgttcttttgcatataatacattgttcaacaatacttttgcacactcattcaactgtatttattaccactgttctcacgttcctgctattgatgatgtatatataatccttcattgctctgttcataatgtacatacaatccctacattgcattcatatttatattctgtatatactctgatcaatattgtatatagcaactccactgtaccttctgtatatcatagctttacttactctgcaatatatggtttttcaagtcatctccagcaggtgataaatcaacaaaacagtgctaactgacatatatttattacagtatagaaactattctgccttattatgtgataaataagtgtttgtagtatataaaaaaatcattattatttgttattgtcaagcagttatagatttctaagcaaattaaaagctagaaattagagaataaCTGTAGAGAATAACTGTGGaaagatccacactggagagaaactgtacacatgtgatcaatgcAACAATACATTTTTGAGGGCTT harbors:
- the LOC113085767 gene encoding gastrula zinc finger protein XlCGF52.1-like; translated protein: MTSVKTEFIKEEREKMGDPEPCRIKHTEDTQEQTEENENEESTEVKEKNHAKTREKPLSSSQIKQKDLEKQRDKKSFTCPQCGRSLASKTCLDIHLRVHTGERPFTCDQCGKSFTQSSCLKVHMNIHTGEKPYKCSHCDKRFSWSGSRKVHEMTHTGEKPYTCDQCGKSFTIKGQLSVHMRVHTGEKPFTCDQCGKSFTWSSCLKEHMSIHTGKKPYKCSYCDKRFSQTGNLNKHERFHTGEKPYTCDQCGKSFTLKGQLTEHIRIHTGEKPLTCDQCGKSFRKSSQLYIHMNSHTREKLYTCNQCWKTFLWASALKQHLRLHTREKPYSCDLCGKSFSLPQTLKRHQKTHTGEREYMCIECEKTFTTAKCLKRHERIHTGEKPYKCSHCDKRFSDPSNLKRHERIHTGEKPYH